DNA from Pseudomonas mendocina:
GCATTGTGCGTAAGTTGACTCAACTGGTTCTGTTCACCGCCGCTCTGATCGCCACTCCGGCGTTCGCTGAAATGAAGGTGGCCGTGCTGAACTATCAGATGGCGCTGCTCGAGTCCGATGCAGCCAAGCGTTACGCCGTCGATGCCGAGAAGAAATTCGGCCCGCAGCTGAACAAGCTCAAAACGCTGGAAAGCGACGCCAAGCGCATCCAGGATCGCATGGTCAAGGATGGCGAGAAGATGCAGCAGGCCGAGCGTGAACGCCTCGAGCTCGAATTCAAGCAGAAGGCTCGCGATTTCCAATTCCAGTCCAAGGAGCTGAACGAAGCCAAGGCCATCGCTGACCGCGAGATGCTGGCCAAGCTCAAGCCGAACCTGGACAAGGCGGTTGAAGAAGTCATCAAGAACGGCAACTTCGACCTGGTGCTCGAGCGCGGTGCAGTGATCGAGGTCAAACCTCAGTACGACATCACTCGCCAGGTCATCGAGCGCATGAACCAGATGCGTTAAGCATGACTGTGACAGTTACTCTCGGCCAATTGGCTGAGCGCCTGGGCGCCACCTTGCGTGGCGCCGAAGGTAAGGTCATCACGGGCCTGGCCACCTTGCAGGAGGCCAGGCCCGAACAGTTGAGCTTCCTGGCCAATGCCCAGTACCGCAAGTTCCTGGCCCAGACCCAGGCCGGTGCTGTGCTGCTGACCGCAGCAGATGCCGAAGGCTACGCTGGCGATGCCTTGATCGTGGCCAATCCTTATCTGGCTTATGCCCAGCTTTCGCATCTGTTCGACCGCAAGCCCAGGGCCGATGCAGGTATTCATGCTACTGCGCAGGTCGCCAAGGATGCTCAGGTCGATCCTAGCGCCAGTATCGGTGCTTATGCGGTCATCGAGAGTGGCGCCCGCATTGGTGCCGAGGTCAGCATTGGTGCGCATTGCGTAGTTGGTGCTCGCAGCGTGGTTGGCGATGGCGGATGGCTGGCTCCGCGTGTGACGCTGTATCACGACGTGCAGATTGGTAAGCGTGTGGTGATTCAATCCGGTGCCGTGATTGGCGGCGAAGGCTTTGGTTTCGCCAACGAGAAGGGTGTCTGGCAGAAGATCGCGCAGATCGGTGGTGTGACCATCGGTGATGACGTCGAGATCGGCGCCAACACCACCGTGGATCGCGGTGCACTCTCCGATACCCTGATCGGCAACGGCGTGAAGCTGGATAACCAGATCATGATCGCGCACAACGTGCAGGTCGGTGATAACACCGCCATGGCCGGCTGCTGCGGGATTTCCGGCAGCACCAAGATCGGCAAGAACTGCATGATTGCAGGCGGTGTCGGCATGGTTGGCCATATCGAAGTGTGCGACAACGTATTCGTCACGGGCATGACCATGGTGACCCGTTCGATCACCGAACCGGGCGCCTATTCCTCCGGTACCGCCATGCAACCGGCTGGCGAGTGGAAGAAGAGCGCTGCACGCATTCGTCAATTGGACGAGATGGCCAAGCGTCTGCGCGAGCTGGAAAAACAGCTGGCTGCCGTGACCCAAGGCGCGGATACCTCATCTGATGCCTGAGCGCGGTTTCTCCGCGCTCTTTTCTTTTCTTACAGGCTAAACCGGACATGATGGACATCAACGAAATTCGTGAATATTTGCCGCACCGCTATCCGTTCCTGCTGGTGGATCGTGTGGTGGACCTGGACGTCGAAGGCAAGACTGTTCGCGCCTACAAGAATGTCAGCATCAACGAGCCCTTCTTCAATGGCCACTTTCCCGAGCATCCGATCATGCCGGGTGTGCTGATCATTGAAGCCATGGCTCAGGCTGCCGGGATTCTCGGCTTCAAGATGATGGGCGTGAAGCCGGCCGATGGCACCCTGTACTACTTCGTCGGCTCCGACAAGTTGCGTTTCCGCTCTCCCGTTACTCCGGGCGATCAGCTTGTGCTGGAAGCCAAGTACCTGAGCGACCGCCGTAGCATCTGGAAATTCGAGTGCCGTGCCACCGTTGATGGCAAGGAAGTTTGCTCCGCTGAAATCATCTGTGCGGAACGCAAACTATGAGTTCGATTGACCCTCGCGCAATCATCGACCCCAGTGCCAGATTGGCCGACGACGTCGTCGTCGGCCCGTGGAGCATTGTCGGGCCCGATGTGGAAATCGGCGAGGGTACGGTGATCGGCCCGCACGTGGTGCTCAAAGGGCCGACAGTCATCGGCAAGCACAACCGCATCTACCAGTTTTCTTCGATTGGTGAAGATACCCCCGATCTGAAGTACAAAGGCGAACCGACTCGCCTGGTGATCGGCGATCACAACACCATCCGTGAAGGTGTGACCATTCACCGTGGCACCGTGCAGGATCGCAGCGAGACCACCATTGGTGATCACAATCTGATCATGGCATATGCCCATATCGGTCATGACAGCGTCATCGGCAACCACTGCATCCTGGTCAACAACACGGCGCTGGCAGGTCATGTCTGGGTTGATGACTGGGCGATTCTGTCCGGCTACACCCTGGTGCACCAGTTCTGCCGTATCGGTGCGCACAGCTTTTCCGGCATGGGTACCGCCATCGGCAAGGACGTCCCGGCGTTCGTCACCGTATTCGGTAACCCGGCCGAAGCGCGCAGCATGAATTTCGAAGGCATGCGCCGTCGCGGTTTTTCTGCCGAGGCCATCGCCGCACTGCGCAAGGGTTACAAGCTGGTCTATCGCCAGGGGCTGACTGTCGAGCAGGCGCTGGCCGAACTGGCCGAGTCCGCTGCCCAGTTCCCCGAGGTCGCAGTCTTCCGCGACTCCATCCAGGCCTCTACGCGCGGCATCACTCGTTAATCGTTATGACCAGACCTCTTCGCGTCGCACTGGTCGCCGGTGAGGCGTCCGGCGATATTCTCGGCGTCGGCCTGATGCAGGCCATCAAGGCACGTCACCCGGATGCCGAGTTCATCGGTGTCGGCGGGGCGCGCATGGAAGCCGAGGGCCTGAAATCCTATTTCCCGATGGAGCGCCTGGCCGTGATGGGCCTGGTCGAAGTGCTCGGTCGCCTGTTCGAACTGCTTGGCCGTCGCCGCCAGTTGGCGCGGGATCTGATCGCCGCGCAGCCCGACGTGTTCATCGGTATCGATGCCCCTGACTTCAATCTGGGCCTGGAGCTCAAGCTGCGCCGTGCCGGAATCAAGACCGTGCACTACGTCAGCCCGTCGGTCTGGGCCTGGCGGCAGAAGCGGGTGCTGAAGATCCGCGAAGCCTGCGACCTGATGTTGACTCTGTTCCCCTTCGAAGCGCAGTTCTACGATGCACATCAGGTACCGGTGCGATTCGTCGGTCACCCATTGGCCGACGCCATCCCGCAACAGGCCGACCGCGCCGCAGCGCGCGAGGCGTTGGATCTGCCGCACGATGAGCCTGTGGTGGCCTTGATGCCCGGCAGTCGCGGTGGTGAGGTCGCGCGTCTCGGTGAATTGTTCCTTGATGCGGCGATTCGTTTACGCGCACTTCGCCCCGGCATTCGTTTCCTGCTGCCTTGCGCCACTCCTGAGCGTCGTGAACAGCTGGAGCAAATGCTGGCCGGGCGCGATTTGCCCCTGACCCTGCTCAACGGCCGTTCCCATGAGGCGCTGGCCGCTTGCGATGCGGTGTTGATCGCCTCGGGCACCGCGACCCTGGAAGCGCTGCTGTACAAGCGGCCCATGGTGGTGGCCTACCGAGTGGCGCCGCTGACCTATCGCATCCTCAAGCGCCTGGTGAAGAGCCCCTATATCTCGCTGCCCAATCTGCTGGCCGAGCGCCTGCTGGTACCTGAGCTGATTCAGGATGCGGCAACGCCCGACGCATTGGCGCAGGCCGTGGCGCCGTTGATCGACGGCGGCCAGGTGCAGACCGAAGGTTTCGATGTGATTCATCGCGCGTTGCGCCGCGATGCGTCGGTGTCGGCCGCTGATGCCGTGCTCAAACTGGCAGGGCGCGCCTGATGCAACTGGGGCTGGATTTCACGCTGGTCGAGGAGTTGGTTGCAGGCGTCGATGAGGTCGGCCGTGGCCCGCTTTGCGGCGCTGTGGTCACGGCGGCTGTGATCCTCGATCCGGCGCGGCCGATCATTGGTCTGAACGACTCGAAGAAGCTTTCCGAGGCGCGTCGCGAAGCGCTGTTCGACGAGATTCGCGAAAAAGCCCTGGCCTGGTGCATCGCTCGCGCCGAGGTCGAGGAAATCGACCAGCTGAATATCCTGCATGCCACCATGTTGGCCATGCAGCGCGCCGTAGAAGGGTTGAGCGTGACACCCAGACTGGCACTTATCGACGGCAATCGTTGCCCAAAACTGGCGGTGCCGAGTGCGCCGGTGGTCAAGGGCGACAGCCGGGTGCCGGCCATCGCCGCCGCCTCGATCCTGGCCAAGGTCAGCCGCGACCGCGAAATGGTCGAGATGGATCGCCTCTATCCTGGTTACGGCATCGCCGGCCACAAGGGCTACCCCACACCTGTTCATCTCGAGGCGCTGCTGCGCCTGGGGCCGACGCCGATTCATCGACGCTCCTTCGCCCCGGTGCGCGTTTTGTTGGAAAACGTGTAGCTGCGTAGCCCGGATGCAATCCGGGAAATGCCATCCCTGTTGAACCTCTGGCCCTCAGCCAGACCCTCTTAGGCTACAATCCGCGCTTTGTCGTTTTCACCTGCAAGGCCGCCCATGACTCAAGCGTTCGTCCACCTGCGTCTGCACACCGAATACTCCCTGGTCGATGGTTTGGTGCGGGTCAAACCGCTGATCAAGGCCGTCGCGGGGGCCGGCATGCCGGCGGTGGCGGTCACCGACATGAGCAACATGTGCTCGCTGGTGAAGTTCTACAAGACCGCCATGGGTGCTGGGGTCAAGCCGATCTGCGGCGCCGATATCTGGATGGCCAGCGCCGAGGAAGACGGCCCGCTGACGCGCCTGACCCTGCTGGCGATGAACGCCAAGGGCTACCGCAACCTCACCGAGCTGATCTCCCGTGGCTGGTCCGAAGGACAGAGCAACGACTTGGTGATCATCCAGCGCGACTGGGTCAAGGATTCGGCAGAAGGTTTGATCGCGCTGTCCGGCGCTCGCGAGGGCGAGGTCGGTATGGCATTGCTGGCCGGTGACGAAGCGCTGGCTGAAACGCGCCTGCGCGAATGGATGGCGGTTTTCCCGGATCGTTTCTATCTGGAAGTGCAGCGCACCAGCCGTGTCGGCGATGAAGAATACCTGCACGCCGCCGTGGCCCTGGCCGATCGCGTCGAGGCGCCGTTGGTGGCGACCAACGATGTGCGCTTCATCAAGCAGGACGACTTCGAGGCCCACGAAACGCGTGTGTGCATCGGTGAGGGGCGTACCCTGGATGACCCGCGCAGGCCGCGCCACTACTCCGATCAGCAGTATCTGAAAAGCGCTGCAGAAATGTGGGAGCTGTTCTCCGACTTGCCCGAGGCCTTGGAGAACACCGTCGAGATTGCCAAGCGCTGCAACATCGAGGTGCAGCTCGGCAAATACTTCCTGCCCGACTTCCCCACGCCCAATGGCATGGGCATCGACGATTATCTACGCCATGCCTCGTTCGAGGGGCTGGAAGAGCGCCTCGAAGTGCTGCTGCCCAAGGACACGCCGGATTACGAGGCGAAGAAGCAGGTCTATATCGACCGCCTCAACTTTGAACTCGACATCATCATCCAGATGGGTTTCCCCGGTTACTTCCTGATCGTGATGGACTTCATCCAGTGGGCCAAGAACAACGGCGTGCCGGTCGGCCCAGGCCGTGGTTCGGGTGCCGGCTCCCTAGTGGCCTACGTATTGAAGATCACCGACCTCGACCCGCTGGCCTATGACCTGCTGTTCGAACGCTTCCTCAACCCCGAGCGGATCTCCATGCCCGACTTCGACGTCGACTTCTGCATGGATGGCCGCGACCGGGTGATCGACTACGTGGCCGAGAAGTACGGGCGCAACGCGGTGAGTCAGATCATCACCTTCGGCTCGATGGCGGCCAAGGCGGTGGTGCGCGACGTGGCACGGGCGCAAGGCAAGTCCTACGGCCTGGCCGACCGCCTGTCTAAGATGATCCCCTTCGAAGTGGGCATGACCCTGGAGAAGGCCTACGAGATGGAGGAGCCGCTGCGCGACTTCCTCAAGAACGACGAGGAAGCCCAGGAAATCTGGGACATGTCGCTCAAGCTCGAAGGCGTGGTGCGCGGTACCGGCAAGCATGCTGGTGGTGTGGTGATCGCACCGACCAAACTTACCGACTTCTCGCCGATCGCCTGTGACGAGGAGGGCGGTGGCCTGGTGACCCAGTTCGACAAGGACGACGTCGAGCAGGCCGGCCTGGTCAAGTTCGACTTCCTCGGCCTGCGTACCCTGACCATCATCAAGTGGGCGTTGGAAACCATCCACCGCATCCAGAAGCGCGACGGTGCGCCGGATGAGGATCTGGTCAACATCGACTTCATCCCGCTGGATGACAAGAAAACCTACGACATGCTGCAGAAGGCGGAGACCACCGCGGTCTTCCAGCTTGAATCGCGCGGCATGAAGGAGCTGATCAAGAAGCTCAAGCCCGACTGCCTGGAAGACATGATCGCACTGGTGGCGCTGTTCCGCCCTGGCCCGCTACAGTCCGGCATGGTGGACGACTTCATCAACCGTAAGCACGGCCGTGCCGAGCTGTCCTACCCGCACCCGGATTATCAGTACGCTGGTCTGGAACCGGTGCTCAAGCCCACCTACGGCATCATCCTGTATCAGGAGCAGGTGATGCAGATCGCTCAGGTGATGGCGGGCTACACCCTCGGCGGCGCGGACATGCTGCGTCGTGCCATGGGCAAGAAGAAACCCGAGGAAATGGCCAAGCAGCGCGGTGGCTTCATCGAAGGTTGCGCCAACAACGGCATCGATGGCGATCTGGCGGGCAACATCTTCGACCTGGTGGAAAAGTTCGCCGGTTACGGCTTCAACAAGTCGCACTCGGCCGCCTACGGCCTGGTTTCCTACCAGACTGCCTGGCTGAAAGCGCATTACCCGGCGCCGTTCATGGCTGCGGTACTGTCAGCGGATATGCACAACACCGACAAGGTGGTGATCCTGGTAGAAGAGTGCCGCAACATGAAGTTGCGCATCGAACCGCCAGACGTGAACGTCTCCGAGTTCAAGTTCAGCGTCAACGACGACGGCCGTATCGTCTACGGCCTCGGTGCGGTCAAGGGCGTAGGCGAGGGGCCGGTGGAGGCCATCGTCGAATGCCGCTCAGAAGGTGGGCCGTTCAAGGATCTGTTCGACTTCTGCAACCGCGTCGACCTCAAGCGCATCAACAAGCGTACCCTCGAAGCCTTGATTCGCAGCGGCGCGCTGGATCGCCTCGGGCCGTACTATCAGGATGAGCTCAAGGCTTATCAGGCCAGCGTGGACAAGAACCGCGCCGTGCTGCTGGCGTCGATGGAGGAGGCCGTGCAGTCCGCCGAGCAGACCGCGCGCAGTGCCGAGAGCGGCCATATGGACTTGTTCGGTGGGTTGTTTGCCGAGCCCGAGGCGGACGTCTACGCCAACCACCGCAAGGCGCGCGAGCTGCCGATCAAGGAGCGTCTGAAAGGCGAGAAGGACACCCTGGGCATCTACCTGTCCGGCCACCCCATCGACGAGTACGAAGGCGAGATTCGCCGTTTCGCCCGCCAGCGCATCGTCGAGCTGAAGCCGGCGCGCGACACCCAGACCATCGCCGGGATGATCGTCAACCTGCGTGTGATGAAGAACAAGAAAGGCGACAAGATGGGCTTCATCACCCTCGACGACCGTTCCGGGCGCATCGAGGCCTCGCTGTTCGCCGATGCCTTCGCCAGCAACCAGGCGTTGCTGCAGAACGATGCGCTGGTGGTGGTCGAGGGCGAGGTCAGCAACGACGATTTCTCCGGTGGCCTGCGCCTGCGTGCCAAGCGCGTGATGAGCCTGGAAGAGGCGCGTACCGGCCTGGCCGACAGCCTGCGGGTGAAGGTCGCCAGCGAGGCATTGAAGGGTGACCGCCTGCGTTGGCTGGCCGAGTTGTGCAGCAAGCACAAGGGCGCCTGCCCGGTGACGCTGGACTACAGTGGCGAGGAGGCACGCGCCTTGCTTCAGTTTGGCGACGCCTGGCGGATCGACCCGGCCGACACTTTGATTCAGGCATTGCGTGACCAGTTCGGGCGCGACAACGTCTTTTTGCACTACCGCTGATGCGAGAGGGGCAATTGCCCCCTTTGTGTTGGCATCGACACCAACGGGTGTCGACCCGCTGCGTCCTATCCCTTAAGGTAGGGCGCCTAATGGATACAAGCTCCCCGGCCACTTGGCCGTCGACGCAAGACGGATGACTATGAACCCGAATTTCCTCGATTTCGAACAGCCGATCGCCGACCTGCAAGCCAAGATCGAAGAGCTACGCCTGGTTGGTAACGACAACTCGCTGAACATCGGCGACGAGATTGCCCGCCTGCAGGACAAGAGCAGCGCCCTGACCGAAAGCATCTTCGGCAACCTGAGCAGCTGGCAGATTGCCCAACTGGCTCGCCATCCGCGCCGCCCGTACACCCTGGATTACATCCAGCACATCTTCACCGAGTTCGACGAGCTGCACGGTGATCGTCACTTCTCCGACGACGCCGCCATCGTTGGTGGTGTAGCGCGCTTGGGCGACCAGCCGGTGATGATCATCGGCCACCAGAAGGGCCGTGAAGTGCGCGAGAAGGTGCGTCGCAACTTCGGCATGCCGCGTCCGGAAGGCTATCGCAAAGCCTGTCGCCTGATGGAAATGGCTGAGCGCTTCAAGATGCCGATCCTCACCTTCATCGACACCCCTGGTGCCTATCCGGGTATCGATGCCGAGGAGCGTGGCCAGAGCGAAGCCATTGCCTGGAACCTGCGCGTCATGGCACGTCTGAAAACCCCGATCATCGCCACCGTGATTGGCGAGGGTGGCTCCGGCGGCGCATTGGCTATCGGTGTCTGCGACCAGCTGAACATGCTGCAGTACTCCACTTATTCGGTGATTTCGCCGGAAGGTTGTGCCTCTATCCTCTGGCGTACCGCCGAGAAAGCGCCGGATGCCGCCGAAGCCATGGGTATCACCGCCGAGCGTCTGAAGGATCTGGGGATTGTCGATCAGGTGATCGGCGAGCCGCTGGGTGGTGCTCACCGCGATCCGGCTGCCGCCTCCGAGTCGATCCGCCAGGAGCTGACCAAGCAACTGGCCAGCCTGCAGAAGCATGACACCGACGCGCTGCTCAAGCGTCGTTACGAGCGCCTGATGAGTTACGGCATCGCCTGAGTTCTTTCTCTGCGTATCAGACGAGTCTTCGGGCTAATGTCTGGCAGTGGTGGCTTTTGTAGGGTGTCGCGGGGCCGCCCAGGCTATGCGCACCAATGACCGTAGCACTGGTATTTCGCTACGCACGGCGCACCCTACGTAATTTCATCGCACATCACCACGGGCCTTCGGGCCCGTTGTTGTTTAAGCTTGAGTGATGACTGCTCTCGATCTTCGCCTGCGCCAAGCCTTGCAGCCCTGGCGAGCGGCTCCTGCCTGGCGCATCGCCTTCTCTGGTGGCCTGGACTCCAGCGTGTTGCTGCACCTGCTCGCCGATTGGGCACGGCATGAGCAATTGCCGTCGCTTTCCGCGGTTCATGTCCATCATGGCCTGCAATCGGCGGCCGATGCTTGGCCTGAGCATTGCGCACGTGTCTGTGAACAGTTGGGCATTGCTCTCGACATCGTCAGGGTTCAGGTTGCATCAGATGCCAGCCTTGAACAGGCAGCGCGGCGTGCACGCTATGTGGCTTTCAGTGAGCGACTGAAGGCGGGCGAGGTGCTGATCAGCGCTCAGCATCGTGACGATCAAGCCGAAACTCTGCTATTCCGTCTGTTGCGTGGCGCTGGCGTGCGCGGGCTGGCTGCGATGCCGGCCAGTCGAGCGTTGGGGCAGGGTAGCCTGGTTCGGCCGCTACTCGACTGTTCCAGAGGGGAGTTGCAGACCTATGCGCAGAGCCACGGACTTTGCTGGATCGAGGATCCGAGCAATGCCGATGAGCGTTTCAGTCGTAACTTCCTGCGGCGGCAGGTGATGCCGCTGCTGACGGAGCGCTGGCCGCAGGCATCGAGCAGTCTGGCGCGCAGTGCGGCCCATCAAGCGGAGTCTCAGCAGCTGCTGGATGAGCTGGCCGAGATGGATCTTGCCGCTGCCCATGGAGGTTCAGGGCTTGCCTGGCTGTCGTTGCCATCGCTGCACCTGCCGGCTGTAACTGCGTTGAATGAGGCGCGCCAGCGCAATTTGCTGCGCCACTGGTTGGCGTCGTTGACGCGTATGCCCGATAGCGATCACTGGGCGGGTTGGCTCGATCTGCGTGATGCCGGTGTGGATGCCTCACCGATCTGGCGGCTGGCCGATGGTGAGCTGCACCGTGCCGATGGTCGGCTCTGGTGGCTTAGCGGTGAGTGGCTGCAGCCGCTAGAGCCGCTCGATTTGTTCTGCGGTTCGTTTTCTGAGCCTGTCCAACTGCCCGGTAACGGTTGTGTGCATTTACGGGGCGAGCTGCCGCAAGGTCGCTGGTACTTGCGCTATCGCCA
Protein-coding regions in this window:
- a CDS encoding acetyl-CoA carboxylase carboxyltransferase subunit alpha translates to MNPNFLDFEQPIADLQAKIEELRLVGNDNSLNIGDEIARLQDKSSALTESIFGNLSSWQIAQLARHPRRPYTLDYIQHIFTEFDELHGDRHFSDDAAIVGGVARLGDQPVMIIGHQKGREVREKVRRNFGMPRPEGYRKACRLMEMAERFKMPILTFIDTPGAYPGIDAEERGQSEAIAWNLRVMARLKTPIIATVIGEGGSGGALAIGVCDQLNMLQYSTYSVISPEGCASILWRTAEKAPDAAEAMGITAERLKDLGIVDQVIGEPLGGAHRDPAAASESIRQELTKQLASLQKHDTDALLKRRYERLMSYGIA
- the lpxB gene encoding lipid-A-disaccharide synthase; the protein is MTRPLRVALVAGEASGDILGVGLMQAIKARHPDAEFIGVGGARMEAEGLKSYFPMERLAVMGLVEVLGRLFELLGRRRQLARDLIAAQPDVFIGIDAPDFNLGLELKLRRAGIKTVHYVSPSVWAWRQKRVLKIREACDLMLTLFPFEAQFYDAHQVPVRFVGHPLADAIPQQADRAAAREALDLPHDEPVVALMPGSRGGEVARLGELFLDAAIRLRALRPGIRFLLPCATPERREQLEQMLAGRDLPLTLLNGRSHEALAACDAVLIASGTATLEALLYKRPMVVAYRVAPLTYRILKRLVKSPYISLPNLLAERLLVPELIQDAATPDALAQAVAPLIDGGQVQTEGFDVIHRALRRDASVSAADAVLKLAGRA
- the lpxA gene encoding acyl-ACP--UDP-N-acetylglucosamine O-acyltransferase — encoded protein: MSSIDPRAIIDPSARLADDVVVGPWSIVGPDVEIGEGTVIGPHVVLKGPTVIGKHNRIYQFSSIGEDTPDLKYKGEPTRLVIGDHNTIREGVTIHRGTVQDRSETTIGDHNLIMAYAHIGHDSVIGNHCILVNNTALAGHVWVDDWAILSGYTLVHQFCRIGAHSFSGMGTAIGKDVPAFVTVFGNPAEARSMNFEGMRRRGFSAEAIAALRKGYKLVYRQGLTVEQALAELAESAAQFPEVAVFRDSIQASTRGITR
- the tilS gene encoding tRNA lysidine(34) synthetase TilS, with the translated sequence MTALDLRLRQALQPWRAAPAWRIAFSGGLDSSVLLHLLADWARHEQLPSLSAVHVHHGLQSAADAWPEHCARVCEQLGIALDIVRVQVASDASLEQAARRARYVAFSERLKAGEVLISAQHRDDQAETLLFRLLRGAGVRGLAAMPASRALGQGSLVRPLLDCSRGELQTYAQSHGLCWIEDPSNADERFSRNFLRRQVMPLLTERWPQASSSLARSAAHQAESQQLLDELAEMDLAAAHGGSGLAWLSLPSLHLPAVTALNEARQRNLLRHWLASLTRMPDSDHWAGWLDLRDAGVDASPIWRLADGELHRADGRLWWLSGEWLQPLEPLDLFCGSFSEPVQLPGNGCVHLRGELPQGRWYLRYRQGGESLQVPGRGRRDLKRLLNEMRVPAFVRPRLPLLFDGDQLMAVANLTQSPGIEACGARLHWSPPIGAQGLSW
- the fabZ gene encoding 3-hydroxyacyl-ACP dehydratase FabZ, coding for MMDINEIREYLPHRYPFLLVDRVVDLDVEGKTVRAYKNVSINEPFFNGHFPEHPIMPGVLIIEAMAQAAGILGFKMMGVKPADGTLYYFVGSDKLRFRSPVTPGDQLVLEAKYLSDRRSIWKFECRATVDGKEVCSAEIICAERKL
- the dnaE gene encoding DNA polymerase III subunit alpha; protein product: MTQAFVHLRLHTEYSLVDGLVRVKPLIKAVAGAGMPAVAVTDMSNMCSLVKFYKTAMGAGVKPICGADIWMASAEEDGPLTRLTLLAMNAKGYRNLTELISRGWSEGQSNDLVIIQRDWVKDSAEGLIALSGAREGEVGMALLAGDEALAETRLREWMAVFPDRFYLEVQRTSRVGDEEYLHAAVALADRVEAPLVATNDVRFIKQDDFEAHETRVCIGEGRTLDDPRRPRHYSDQQYLKSAAEMWELFSDLPEALENTVEIAKRCNIEVQLGKYFLPDFPTPNGMGIDDYLRHASFEGLEERLEVLLPKDTPDYEAKKQVYIDRLNFELDIIIQMGFPGYFLIVMDFIQWAKNNGVPVGPGRGSGAGSLVAYVLKITDLDPLAYDLLFERFLNPERISMPDFDVDFCMDGRDRVIDYVAEKYGRNAVSQIITFGSMAAKAVVRDVARAQGKSYGLADRLSKMIPFEVGMTLEKAYEMEEPLRDFLKNDEEAQEIWDMSLKLEGVVRGTGKHAGGVVIAPTKLTDFSPIACDEEGGGLVTQFDKDDVEQAGLVKFDFLGLRTLTIIKWALETIHRIQKRDGAPDEDLVNIDFIPLDDKKTYDMLQKAETTAVFQLESRGMKELIKKLKPDCLEDMIALVALFRPGPLQSGMVDDFINRKHGRAELSYPHPDYQYAGLEPVLKPTYGIILYQEQVMQIAQVMAGYTLGGADMLRRAMGKKKPEEMAKQRGGFIEGCANNGIDGDLAGNIFDLVEKFAGYGFNKSHSAAYGLVSYQTAWLKAHYPAPFMAAVLSADMHNTDKVVILVEECRNMKLRIEPPDVNVSEFKFSVNDDGRIVYGLGAVKGVGEGPVEAIVECRSEGGPFKDLFDFCNRVDLKRINKRTLEALIRSGALDRLGPYYQDELKAYQASVDKNRAVLLASMEEAVQSAEQTARSAESGHMDLFGGLFAEPEADVYANHRKARELPIKERLKGEKDTLGIYLSGHPIDEYEGEIRRFARQRIVELKPARDTQTIAGMIVNLRVMKNKKGDKMGFITLDDRSGRIEASLFADAFASNQALLQNDALVVVEGEVSNDDFSGGLRLRAKRVMSLEEARTGLADSLRVKVASEALKGDRLRWLAELCSKHKGACPVTLDYSGEEARALLQFGDAWRIDPADTLIQALRDQFGRDNVFLHYR
- a CDS encoding OmpH family outer membrane protein: MRKLTQLVLFTAALIATPAFAEMKVAVLNYQMALLESDAAKRYAVDAEKKFGPQLNKLKTLESDAKRIQDRMVKDGEKMQQAERERLELEFKQKARDFQFQSKELNEAKAIADREMLAKLKPNLDKAVEEVIKNGNFDLVLERGAVIEVKPQYDITRQVIERMNQMR
- the rnhB gene encoding ribonuclease HII, with amino-acid sequence MQLGLDFTLVEELVAGVDEVGRGPLCGAVVTAAVILDPARPIIGLNDSKKLSEARREALFDEIREKALAWCIARAEVEEIDQLNILHATMLAMQRAVEGLSVTPRLALIDGNRCPKLAVPSAPVVKGDSRVPAIAAASILAKVSRDREMVEMDRLYPGYGIAGHKGYPTPVHLEALLRLGPTPIHRRSFAPVRVLLENV
- the lpxD gene encoding UDP-3-O-(3-hydroxymyristoyl)glucosamine N-acyltransferase, with product MTVTVTLGQLAERLGATLRGAEGKVITGLATLQEARPEQLSFLANAQYRKFLAQTQAGAVLLTAADAEGYAGDALIVANPYLAYAQLSHLFDRKPRADAGIHATAQVAKDAQVDPSASIGAYAVIESGARIGAEVSIGAHCVVGARSVVGDGGWLAPRVTLYHDVQIGKRVVIQSGAVIGGEGFGFANEKGVWQKIAQIGGVTIGDDVEIGANTTVDRGALSDTLIGNGVKLDNQIMIAHNVQVGDNTAMAGCCGISGSTKIGKNCMIAGGVGMVGHIEVCDNVFVTGMTMVTRSITEPGAYSSGTAMQPAGEWKKSAARIRQLDEMAKRLRELEKQLAAVTQGADTSSDA